TTCTTCAGTAACACGAATACCCATTGTTGCTTTCAGAACAGCCCAAACGAGGATACTTGCCGTAAATACCCAAGCGAAGATAACTGCAGCGCCGTATAGTTGAGCACCAAATGTCGCATCTGCATTGCTAAATGGCACAACCATTAAGCCAAATAAACCACACACACCGTGAACCGAAATAGCACCAACGGGATCATCAATCTTCGCTTTATCCAATGCCACGATACTAAATACAACTAATACACCACCTAAAGCGCCTAGTAATGTGGCAAATGCTGGTGATGGGCTTAGTGGGTCAGCGGTGATAGTGACGAGACCAGCTAATGCACCATTAAGCACCATAGTTAAGTCTGCTTTACCCCACATGAGCTTAGTAACAAGTAATGCAAATAGAGCACCGCCAGCCGCAGCCGCGTTAGTGTTTAAAAATATTTTACCAACTGCAGTTGCGTTTTCAGCATCTGAAAGCATTAGCTGTGAACCACCGTTAAAGCCAAACCAACCCATCCATAAAATGAATGCACCCAGTGTAGCTAATGGCATATTTGAACCAGGAATTGGATAAACTTCACCATTCTTACCGTATTTACCTTTACGAGCACCCAGTAGCAGTACCGCAGCTAATGCAGCAGATGCACCGGCCATATGAACAATACCTGAACCGGCGAAATCGGAGAAGCCTGCTTCAGACAAGAAACCACCACCCCAAGTCCAGTAGCCTTCAATCGGATAGATAACACCCGTTAGTACGACTGTGAAAGCAAGGAAAGCCCATAATTTCATACGTTCAGCAACCGCACCAGATACAATAGACATTGCAGTTGCGACAAATACGACTTGGAAGAAGAAGTCTGATTCTAATGAGTGATCTGCGCCTTCAGATTGCGAGCCAATTAAAGAACCAAATGAAGGGATAATACCGCCTTCTGCGTTATCAACATACATGATGTTATAACCGACTAATAGGAACATGATGCATGCGATTGCATATAACACGATGTTCTTAGTCAAAATTTCAGTGGTATTCTTAGAACGAACCAGACCAGCTTCTAGCATTGCAAAACCTGCAGCCATCCACATCACTAGTACGCCAGACATTAAAAAGTAAAAAGTATCGAGTGCAAAACGCAGCTCAGTAACTGTAGTTGTTAATTCTTGCATAATTTATTCCTTTAAATTGCTTCTGCATCCATTTCGCCCGTACGAATACGCACAACTTGTTTTAAATCGTAAACAAAAATCTTACCGTCACCAATCTTTCCGGTGTAAGCAGCACTGCTAATAGCTTCAATGAGACGATCAACATTTTCACTCTGCGTGGCAATTTCTAACTTAACTTTTGGCAAGAAATCAACTTGATATTCCGCACCACGATATAATTCAGTATGACCTTTTTGACGACCAAAGCCTTTAACTTCGGTAACTGTTAATCCTTCAACACCGAAATCTGCTACAGCTTCACGAACATCATCGAGTTTAAATGGTTTAATGATTGCGCTTATTAGCTTCATAAAGAGCTCCTTGCATGAGTATATGGAATATCTATATAGTTAAACTTAATCCAATCTCCGTGCCAACATTTTAAACCATATAAATTC
This portion of the Moritella sp. Urea-trap-13 genome encodes:
- a CDS encoding ammonium transporter; translated protein: MQELTTTVTELRFALDTFYFLMSGVLVMWMAAGFAMLEAGLVRSKNTTEILTKNIVLYAIACIMFLLVGYNIMYVDNAEGGIIPSFGSLIGSQSEGADHSLESDFFFQVVFVATAMSIVSGAVAERMKLWAFLAFTVVLTGVIYPIEGYWTWGGGFLSEAGFSDFAGSGIVHMAGASAALAAVLLLGARKGKYGKNGEVYPIPGSNMPLATLGAFILWMGWFGFNGGSQLMLSDAENATAVGKIFLNTNAAAAGGALFALLVTKLMWGKADLTMVLNGALAGLVTITADPLSPSPAFATLLGALGGVLVVFSIVALDKAKIDDPVGAISVHGVCGLFGLMVVPFSNADATFGAQLYGAAVIFAWVFTASILVWAVLKATMGIRVTEEEEVMGMDMADCGIDAYPEFVSVK
- a CDS encoding P-II family nitrogen regulator, with protein sequence MKLISAIIKPFKLDDVREAVADFGVEGLTVTEVKGFGRQKGHTELYRGAEYQVDFLPKVKLEIATQSENVDRLIEAISSAAYTGKIGDGKIFVYDLKQVVRIRTGEMDAEAI